A window of Cellulosimicrobium protaetiae genomic DNA:
GGCCGAGCTCGGCCGGGCCTCGCACGAGGCGGGGGTGCTCGCCGAGCGCGAGCGCGTCGCCCAGGAGATCCACGACACGCTCGCCCAGGGGTTCACGAGCGTCGTCATGCTCGCGCAGGCCGCGAGCGCCGACCTCGACCGGGACGCCACCGACGCCGCGCGCGAGCGGCTCGCGCTCGTGGAGTCGACGGCACGCGACAACCTCGCGGAGGCGCGCGCGCTCGTCGCCGCGTCGGCGCCCGCGCCGCTGCAGGGCAGCACGCTCGGGGAGGCGCTGCGCCGGCTCGTGGACCGGTTCGCGGACGAGACGGGCACGCGCGTCGAGCTCGCCGCGCCGGAGTCGCCGCGACTGTCGAGCGCGGAGGACGTCGTCCTGCTGCGGTCGGCGCAGGAGGCGCTCACGAACGTCCGGCGGCACGCGGACGCGACGGCCGTGCGCGTCGAGCTCCGGCAGGACGCGGACGGGACGGTCCTCGAGGTGACCGACGACGGGCGCGGCCTGCCCGTCGACGCGTCGGGGTTCACGGAGGGCTACGGGCTGCGGGGCATGCGGGAGCGCGTGGCGGCGGAGGGCGGGCGCCTCGAGGTCGGGCCGAGGCCCGGGGGCGGGACGCGCGTCGCGGTCCGCCTGCCCGCCGGTACCCGCCCCGCCGACCCCGCCGGGGTACGGCCCGCGGCGACGTCGCGGACGGGAGGCCCGCGATGAGCCCGGCCGGGAACGGCGTCGTGCGGGTCCTCGTCGTCGACGACCACCCGGTCGTGCGCTCGGGGATCATCGGCATGCTGGCCGCCGAGCCCGACCTCGAGGTGGTCGCCGAGGCGGGCGACGGCGAGCAGGCGGTGGCGCTCGCGCGCGACCTGTCGCCCGACGTCGTGCTCATGGACCTGCGCATGCCCGTGCTCGACGGCGTCGGCGCGACGGCGGCGCTCGTCGGCGCCCCCGGCCGGGGCGCGGGGCGCGGCACCACACCGGCTCCGCGCGTCGTCGTGCTGACGACGTACGAGACCGACGCGGACATCCTGCGCGCGGTCGAGGCGGGCGCGACCGGCTACCTGCTCAAGGACACGCCGCGCGACGAGCTCGTCGCGGGAGTGCGCGCCGCGGCGCGGGGCCAGACGGTGCTCGCGCCGAGCGTCGCGACCCGGCTCGTCACGTCGGTCCGCGGGACGGAGCGCCTCACCGACCGCGAGATCGAGGTGCTGCGCCTGGTCGCGCGCGGGCTGTCGAACGCGGCGGTCGGGCAGGAGCTGTTCATCGCGGAGGCGACGGTCAAGACGCACCTGCTGCGCGCGTTCGCGAAGCTCGGCGTGGACGACCGCACGGCCGCCGTGACGGTCGCGATGCAGCGGGGGTTCCTCCCCGGGGCGTGACGTGACGTCCGGCGGTGACTCGGCCCAGCGTGACAGACTCCCCGTGTGCGAGACCTGGCGACGCTCCCCAAGGCCCACCTGCACCTGCACTTCACCGGGTCGATGCGCCCGGAGACGCTGCGCGACCTCGCCGCGCAGTACGGCGTGCGGCTCCCCCATGCGCTCGTCGACGGCGACCCGCTGCGGCTCCCGCCGACCGAGCGGGGTTGGTTCCGGTTCCAGCGCCTGTACGACGCCGCGCGCGCGTGCGTGCGCTCGGAGGCCGACATGCGGCGCATCGTGCTGGAGGCCGCGCAGGA
This region includes:
- a CDS encoding sensor histidine kinase; protein product: MTTAETPPPGGAAAGVVDGTAADAATAELDGTWARDVRWWDVAFYVIVVLSALALLAAGVSGRALLVSLAAVATILVTYLAWGRRAARTRDQVPAHVYLVVAIACTLVVVGQDALGTLLLFAVFTQIWMLSEHLWAQVVLCVALAAGTALALAFDPQTGRVEPEELASAAPQMGVALAFALSLGLWTAHTLRQSERHARLVDELRATQAELGRASHEAGVLAERERVAQEIHDTLAQGFTSVVMLAQAASADLDRDATDAARERLALVESTARDNLAEARALVAASAPAPLQGSTLGEALRRLVDRFADETGTRVELAAPESPRLSSAEDVVLLRSAQEALTNVRRHADATAVRVELRQDADGTVLEVTDDGRGLPVDASGFTEGYGLRGMRERVAAEGGRLEVGPRPGGGTRVAVRLPAGTRPADPAGVRPAATSRTGGPR
- a CDS encoding response regulator; translated protein: MSPAGNGVVRVLVVDDHPVVRSGIIGMLAAEPDLEVVAEAGDGEQAVALARDLSPDVVLMDLRMPVLDGVGATAALVGAPGRGAGRGTTPAPRVVVLTTYETDADILRAVEAGATGYLLKDTPRDELVAGVRAAARGQTVLAPSVATRLVTSVRGTERLTDREIEVLRLVARGLSNAAVGQELFIAEATVKTHLLRAFAKLGVDDRTAAVTVAMQRGFLPGA